One Paraglaciecola mesophila genomic region harbors:
- a CDS encoding TonB-dependent receptor plug domain-containing protein: MQHRPLAIAISFALAASPTIAQTTDTAPTSQANQTDSNLERMVVVSSRVAMPIREVATSVSVMTRDEIETRGYANLADVLRTQPSITVTSNGSAGSTTSLRIRGEEGYRTQVRIDGVEVSDPTGTQVGPNFGQIQSSNINRVEILRGSQGLVYGADAGGVINIETANGVGAPSGQLSAEYGRYNATNLAADVGGSTDKFDYYLAASDFSTDGFNSRVTTLENQDDDGYDNTTLHTRLGYQVNEQMKLNFVARNTNAEGEYDSCFGAAGSTNDCENEFDQTDLRVSANYSTNTSEHQFSLAKSFIEREFITEGLSSFDTKGTVERAEYLGSTELNQNANLVYGIDWKQEKITSDDDSRTQRGYYLEYQSEVISNLFVTAGVRHDDNEDFGEHTSYRLSSAYIWAVGNNELKLRGAYGTGFRAPSLSEIAYNTGPFSSAPASEVDLKEETTKGYEVGLTYTLASGSKFEATYFDQKIEDSIYFDLAAFSGYLQDLGESTSEGIELIADIAITDTIGVSANYTYNDTEDTAGDQRRRRPRNSGSISVFYDNNTWKLAASLRSSHDSVDGVELKGYEVVDVSARYSVNKNLSLSARLENAFDANYQDIATYNTSGAAGYIGAQYQF; the protein is encoded by the coding sequence ATGCAACACCGCCCATTGGCTATCGCTATTTCGTTTGCCCTAGCCGCAAGCCCAACTATCGCACAAACCACTGACACAGCGCCGACAAGTCAAGCTAATCAAACTGACAGTAACCTAGAGCGCATGGTCGTAGTATCAAGCCGCGTGGCTATGCCCATTCGTGAAGTCGCTACCTCTGTATCCGTAATGACCCGAGACGAAATTGAAACCCGTGGCTATGCAAATCTAGCCGATGTACTACGTACTCAGCCCTCGATCACTGTTACAAGTAATGGTAGCGCCGGATCAACAACCAGCCTGCGAATTCGTGGTGAAGAAGGCTACCGCACCCAAGTTCGTATCGATGGCGTCGAGGTGTCAGATCCAACAGGCACACAAGTCGGCCCTAACTTTGGTCAAATACAAAGTAGCAACATCAACCGCGTTGAAATACTCCGTGGTAGCCAAGGTTTAGTGTATGGTGCTGATGCTGGTGGCGTGATCAACATCGAAACCGCGAATGGCGTGGGCGCACCGTCAGGTCAATTATCTGCAGAATATGGGCGTTACAACGCGACCAATTTAGCCGCTGACGTGGGTGGTTCAACCGATAAATTCGATTACTACCTTGCCGCATCTGATTTCTCAACCGATGGCTTTAACTCTCGCGTAACAACGCTTGAAAACCAAGATGATGACGGATACGACAACACTACATTACACACTCGCTTAGGTTATCAAGTGAATGAACAGATGAAGCTGAATTTTGTTGCACGAAACACCAATGCAGAAGGTGAATATGATTCGTGTTTTGGTGCAGCCGGCTCTACAAATGACTGTGAAAATGAGTTTGACCAAACAGATTTACGCGTAAGCGCTAACTACTCCACAAACACTTCAGAACATCAATTTTCACTGGCTAAAAGCTTCATCGAGCGCGAGTTTATCACCGAGGGCCTATCTAGCTTTGATACCAAAGGTACCGTTGAACGTGCTGAATATCTTGGCAGTACAGAGTTAAATCAAAATGCCAACTTAGTCTACGGCATCGACTGGAAACAAGAAAAAATCACTAGTGATGATGATAGCCGCACTCAGCGCGGTTACTATCTTGAATACCAGAGTGAAGTCATCAGTAACCTCTTTGTTACTGCTGGCGTTCGTCATGACGACAATGAAGATTTTGGCGAGCATACCAGTTATCGTTTGAGCAGTGCCTATATATGGGCAGTTGGTAATAACGAATTAAAACTTCGAGGTGCTTACGGTACTGGTTTTAGAGCACCGAGTTTAAGTGAAATCGCTTACAACACAGGTCCTTTCTCTAGCGCGCCCGCCTCTGAAGTGGATTTAAAAGAAGAGACCACCAAAGGCTATGAAGTAGGTTTGACGTACACACTGGCCTCGGGTTCGAAGTTTGAAGCCACCTACTTTGATCAAAAGATAGAAGACAGCATCTATTTTGATCTCGCTGCCTTTTCAGGTTACTTACAAGATTTAGGCGAAAGCACTTCTGAGGGAATTGAGCTGATCGCTGATATTGCAATCACCGATACCATTGGTGTTAGCGCCAACTACACCTACAACGACACCGAAGATACTGCTGGCGATCAGCGCCGCCGTCGCCCGCGCAACTCAGGCAGCATAAGCGTATTTTACGATAACAACACATGGAAGTTAGCCGCTAGCCTACGCTCATCTCATGACTCAGTTGATGGCGTTGAACTAAAAGGCTATGAAGTGGTTGATGTGAGCGCTCGTTACTCGGTTAATAAAAACCTTAGTCTAAGCGCGCGTTTAGAAAACGCATTTGATGCCAACTATCAAGACATTGCTACCTATAATACATCGGGCGCAGCGGGTTACATTGGCGCGCAATATCAGTTTTAA
- a CDS encoding carbon starvation protein A translates to MIIFFICITLLILGYKFYSPFVEKQAGIDSTIATPQTRFNEGVDYVPIHPVRAFLIQFLNIAGVGPIFGPILGALYGPVALVWIVIGNVLGGAVHDYFSGVMSIKEDGKSLPEIAGHYYNIVFKGFMLIFTAMLLFFVGVVFIMSPAGLLSNLDSFQGTMLADNTFWVLVILGYYFLATLLPIDKIITKFYPIFGLLMIVMTSMIAIALLIDAPHLPMAGDFLAYFEADHAHDFLAPNPDGLPTWPLLFITITCGAISGFHSTQAPIIARCLTNEKYVRPVYYGAMMCEGIVACVWALAGIAAFPEGYAQLKDMLDTGGPGLVVNHVANTYLGVLGGIMAIVAVAVFPITSGDTAFRSLRLTLVDAFSIPQSVRNRLLLAVPILTIAYFMTKLDFTVIWRYFAFSNMLLSTSVLWLATKYLFDRGTFHWIASIPAVIASGVTISYIMTAAIGFNLSADLGKPIGAVVVVVGLILLVLAHNKHKQIAA, encoded by the coding sequence ATGATCATCTTTTTTATCTGTATCACCCTCTTGATCCTCGGCTATAAGTTTTATAGTCCCTTTGTTGAAAAACAAGCAGGGATCGACTCAACAATCGCCACGCCACAAACCCGTTTCAACGAAGGGGTGGATTATGTGCCTATTCATCCTGTGCGTGCTTTCCTCATTCAATTCTTAAACATTGCCGGTGTTGGTCCTATTTTCGGCCCCATACTAGGCGCACTTTACGGCCCGGTTGCCTTGGTTTGGATTGTTATTGGCAACGTATTGGGCGGCGCTGTACATGATTACTTCTCAGGTGTGATGAGCATCAAGGAAGACGGGAAGAGTTTGCCCGAAATCGCGGGTCATTATTACAACATAGTGTTTAAAGGCTTTATGTTGATATTCACGGCTATGTTGTTGTTCTTTGTGGGCGTGGTATTCATTATGAGCCCAGCCGGTTTGTTAAGTAACTTGGATTCATTTCAAGGCACTATGCTGGCTGATAATACATTTTGGGTCTTGGTTATTTTGGGCTACTACTTTTTAGCTACCTTGCTACCGATCGATAAAATTATCACCAAATTTTATCCTATTTTCGGTTTATTGATGATCGTAATGACCTCGATGATCGCCATTGCTTTATTGATTGATGCACCGCATTTGCCAATGGCAGGCGACTTTTTAGCCTATTTTGAAGCGGATCACGCCCACGACTTTTTAGCGCCGAACCCTGATGGCTTGCCTACTTGGCCATTATTGTTCATCACCATAACCTGTGGTGCTATTAGCGGCTTTCACTCAACACAAGCGCCGATTATTGCTCGTTGTTTAACCAATGAAAAATACGTACGCCCTGTGTATTACGGTGCCATGATGTGTGAAGGTATCGTTGCTTGTGTATGGGCGTTAGCTGGGATCGCAGCCTTCCCTGAAGGATACGCACAGCTTAAAGATATGCTCGATACGGGTGGCCCTGGTTTAGTGGTTAACCATGTCGCTAATACCTACCTTGGGGTGCTTGGCGGCATAATGGCTATTGTTGCCGTGGCAGTATTTCCTATTACATCAGGGGATACCGCGTTTCGTTCATTGCGTTTAACCCTAGTGGATGCATTTAGCATTCCCCAGAGTGTTCGTAATCGTTTGTTGTTAGCCGTGCCTATTTTAACAATCGCGTACTTTATGACTAAATTAGACTTCACCGTTATTTGGCGTTATTTCGCGTTTTCAAACATGTTGCTGTCTACCAGTGTGTTGTGGTTGGCTACCAAGTACTTGTTTGACCGAGGCACATTCCACTGGATTGCCAGTATTCCTGCGGTAATCGCCAGCGGCGTCACCATCTCCTACATTATGACGGCAGCCATTGGGTTTAATTTGTCAGCTGATTTAGGCAAGCCTATTGGCGCAGTGGTGGTCGTGGTTGGTTTAATATTATTGGTGCTAGCGCACAATAAACATAAGCAAATTGCTGCATAG
- a CDS encoding ankyrin repeat domain-containing protein yields MSNFVQLPIKALMVLLFLAVAFFSEAESVDSERLQTVYFDAARQGDIATLGAYYAAGLSPNVADKKGYTALILSAYHGKTEAVEYLLSQANVNACQEDNSGNTALMGAIFKGNFGAIKALISADCDIDQANSQGQTAAMFATLFNRTETIAALTDAGADLTAKDSSGNSLVDIALSQGNYELAEALSEKQTVK; encoded by the coding sequence ATGAGCAATTTTGTTCAACTACCGATAAAAGCCTTGATGGTATTGTTGTTTCTTGCAGTCGCATTTTTCAGCGAAGCAGAGTCTGTTGATAGCGAACGCTTACAAACTGTATATTTTGATGCTGCCAGACAAGGCGACATCGCGACTTTAGGTGCCTATTATGCTGCGGGTTTAAGCCCAAACGTTGCTGATAAGAAAGGTTACACTGCGCTGATTTTATCGGCATATCATGGTAAAACCGAAGCCGTAGAATACTTATTAAGCCAAGCTAATGTAAATGCTTGCCAAGAAGATAACTCTGGTAATACCGCATTAATGGGGGCGATATTTAAAGGTAACTTTGGGGCGATCAAAGCGTTGATCAGTGCTGATTGTGATATTGACCAAGCCAATAGCCAAGGCCAAACCGCCGCTATGTTCGCGACGCTTTTTAATCGCACTGAAACCATTGCTGCATTAACTGACGCCGGAGCTGATTTGACTGCCAAAGACAGTTCAGGCAATAGCTTAGTCGACATCGCGCTTAGCCAAGGTAACTATGAACTGGCTGAAGCGTTGAGTGAAAAACAAACAGTAAAGTAG
- a CDS encoding catalase, protein MRIKTSLLVAATLFSVATMTSAETLTRQNGAPVGDNQNSQTAGPWGPVLLQDSHLIEKLAAFDRERVPERVVHARGTGVHGYYENYVDLSDITVAAPFQSENKKTDVFVRFSAVIHGHQSPETLRDPRGFAVKFYTEQGNWDLVGNNFPVFFIRDAIKFPDMVHSLKPSPVTNAQSAARLFDFFSHVPESTHMLTHLFSDMGTPKSYLNMDGSSVHAFKFVNAKGQVKYFKLTWKTKQGQKNFTAKEAQEMQGKDFQPMTTDIYTRIGQNGETASWDLYLQTMEPQQLDDFDFNPLDTTKIWPESLIPAKKIGKLTLNRVPDNFFEETEQAAFAPSNLIPGIEPSEDRMLQGRLFSYADTQRYRIGVNAYRIPINAPRNAAINNHEQHGKLRTTNSTRDVNYQPSRRVALDDDNQYKYAQTPLSGTTQQAPFYKQRNFAQAGEKFRSFSKTEQQHLIENLGTTLAGVPEEEIRVIISAFMYNADKNYGTGVAKLASAPISKVKATAKQLMDVQAQREKRAKKVADDFSRISYNADL, encoded by the coding sequence ATGAGAATAAAAACTTCACTTCTTGTTGCCGCTACACTTTTCAGCGTTGCAACTATGACGAGCGCAGAAACGCTCACGCGTCAAAATGGGGCACCAGTAGGGGACAACCAAAATTCGCAAACGGCTGGTCCTTGGGGCCCAGTGTTATTGCAAGATAGCCACTTAATTGAGAAGTTGGCCGCCTTTGATCGCGAACGTGTCCCTGAGCGTGTTGTACACGCCCGTGGAACAGGTGTTCACGGTTACTATGAAAACTATGTTGATTTATCAGACATCACAGTGGCAGCGCCATTTCAAAGCGAAAACAAAAAAACAGACGTGTTCGTGCGTTTTTCAGCGGTAATCCACGGTCATCAATCACCTGAAACCCTGCGTGACCCACGTGGATTTGCAGTGAAGTTTTACACTGAGCAAGGTAACTGGGATTTAGTGGGCAATAACTTTCCTGTGTTCTTTATTCGTGATGCGATTAAATTCCCAGATATGGTACACAGCTTAAAACCATCACCTGTGACCAATGCCCAAAGTGCTGCGCGCTTATTTGATTTTTTCTCTCATGTGCCTGAGTCCACGCATATGCTAACGCACTTATTTTCAGACATGGGTACGCCAAAAAGCTACCTCAATATGGATGGCTCAAGTGTTCACGCATTTAAATTTGTTAATGCAAAAGGCCAAGTTAAATACTTCAAACTGACATGGAAAACCAAGCAGGGTCAAAAGAACTTTACCGCCAAAGAAGCGCAAGAAATGCAAGGTAAAGACTTTCAGCCTATGACCACAGATATTTACACCCGTATCGGTCAAAACGGTGAAACGGCATCTTGGGATCTATATTTGCAGACCATGGAGCCACAGCAGCTTGATGACTTCGACTTTAACCCTCTAGATACCACTAAAATCTGGCCTGAATCGCTTATTCCAGCGAAGAAAATCGGTAAGCTTACCCTTAACCGTGTACCAGACAACTTTTTTGAAGAAACAGAGCAGGCCGCATTTGCGCCAAGTAACTTGATCCCAGGTATTGAGCCATCAGAAGACAGAATGCTTCAAGGTCGTTTGTTCTCGTATGCTGATACCCAGCGCTACAGAATTGGTGTGAACGCATACCGTATTCCGATTAATGCACCGCGTAACGCAGCAATCAATAACCATGAGCAACACGGTAAATTGCGCACCACTAACAGTACACGTGACGTGAATTATCAGCCAAGTCGCCGTGTAGCGTTAGATGATGACAACCAGTACAAATACGCGCAAACACCTTTATCAGGCACAACCCAGCAGGCGCCTTTCTACAAGCAGCGCAACTTTGCTCAAGCGGGTGAGAAGTTCCGCTCATTTAGCAAGACTGAGCAGCAGCACTTGATAGAAAACTTAGGCACCACCTTAGCAGGTGTACCTGAAGAAGAAATTCGCGTGATTATCAGTGCTTTTATGTACAACGCTGACAAAAATTATGGAACAGGTGTGGCGAAGTTAGCCAGTGCTCCTATCAGCAAAGTGAAAGCTACCGCTAAGCAACTGATGGACGTGCAAGCACAGCGTGAGAAGCGTGCTAAGAAAGTGGCTGACGACTTTAGCCGAATTTCATACAACGCTGATTTATAA
- a CDS encoding ectonucleotide pyrophosphatase/phosphodiesterase produces the protein MTCFRFLFLLLTLGLHGLACAQNTAPYVIMIGVDGLRPASMNAHDSPNLYKLAQKGIHAQGMRPAMPSKTFVNFYSLATGLHPEHHGLVSNYPFDRKLKRAFSRRTDTTKDYWWGGEPIWITAEKQGVKSATYYWVGSETPIGNVRPSFWKPFNQSKDYGERVTEVLQWLSLPEAERPHFVTLYFSAVDSAAHMFGVNSTQETDAIQTVDKHIGNLIAGIEKSNISADSNIIVLSDHGMINLSGERIINLDSQVDWSQFAIPDWHNKNTPVYAPFLNLYGDEAHVDSAYKALTENKIEHLRVIKRGALPANYHFDHPQRGPDLMLLADPGWSVFASKDNSVPDPTKLKNKATHGYDNQAPEMAATFIASGPAFASSQGSKPVAPFDNIEVYNVIACALGITPAKNDGNLQHVNYLLSAQNQQCLTQF, from the coding sequence ATGACATGTTTTCGTTTTCTATTTTTATTGTTAACCCTTGGGTTACACGGCCTCGCTTGTGCACAAAACACCGCACCTTACGTGATTATGATTGGTGTCGACGGGTTACGCCCAGCAAGCATGAATGCGCACGATTCACCTAACTTGTACAAACTTGCGCAAAAAGGCATTCACGCTCAAGGCATGAGGCCCGCCATGCCCAGTAAAACCTTCGTCAACTTTTACTCATTAGCCACTGGGCTGCATCCTGAGCATCATGGCTTGGTATCTAACTACCCATTTGATCGCAAACTAAAACGCGCGTTTTCACGCAGAACAGATACCACTAAAGATTATTGGTGGGGCGGCGAGCCCATTTGGATAACAGCAGAAAAGCAAGGCGTTAAATCAGCCACTTACTATTGGGTCGGCTCTGAAACTCCCATCGGCAATGTGCGCCCCTCGTTTTGGAAACCGTTCAATCAAAGCAAAGACTATGGCGAACGCGTTACCGAAGTATTGCAATGGCTTAGCCTACCTGAAGCCGAGCGTCCCCATTTTGTGACGTTGTATTTTTCAGCGGTAGACAGCGCCGCGCATATGTTTGGAGTTAACTCCACACAAGAAACAGACGCCATACAAACCGTCGATAAACACATAGGGAATTTAATCGCGGGGATTGAAAAAAGTAATATAAGTGCTGATAGCAATATCATTGTGCTCTCTGATCACGGCATGATTAACCTAAGTGGCGAGCGTATTATTAACCTCGACTCTCAGGTCGACTGGTCGCAGTTTGCTATTCCTGATTGGCACAATAAAAACACACCTGTTTATGCGCCATTTTTGAACTTATATGGTGATGAGGCGCACGTCGACAGTGCATATAAAGCACTAACTGAGAACAAAATAGAGCATTTACGCGTCATAAAGCGCGGGGCATTACCGGCCAATTATCATTTTGATCACCCCCAACGAGGGCCAGATCTAATGCTGCTCGCCGATCCCGGCTGGAGTGTTTTCGCCAGTAAAGACAATAGCGTCCCTGACCCAACAAAATTAAAAAATAAAGCGACACACGGTTACGACAATCAAGCTCCTGAAATGGCTGCTACATTTATTGCGAGCGGCCCAGCTTTTGCTAGTAGCCAAGGCAGTAAACCCGTTGCCCCATTTGACAACATAGAGGTATACAACGTAATTGCGTGTGCCCTAGGCATAACGCCGGCGAAAAATGACGGTAATTTACAGCATGTAAATTACCTGTTGAGTGCGCAAAACCAGCAGTGCCTCACTCAGTTTTAG
- a CDS encoding TonB-dependent receptor yields the protein MDNQTSSRNTSAKALRLNLDEKKYGTIVEIGAGQEVARQFFLAGAAAGTIAKTMSAYDMKFSDAIYGVQEDRRYVSKARVKAMMEQEFELVLDRVGDTRSRSSRYFAYAATVAAKSFNRANECHAWCGIRVQMYPGAEPSDITVHVRMLDDNAEAQQQALGVIGVNLIYAAYYYFENPKKIIDSLTDNIKANRIEIDSIEFKGPYFEDVDNRAKNIHLIRSWKTRAIMFKPDGTVAVPAEMLYKKNVLTIRGSFRPVTKLNVDMIEQGQLAFRKLPGVEQGNTVAIAEITLNDSRGNDAKVPSKDIIARVQLLNSLGYNVMVSDYTRYFSLRAYFRQYTKLQIGIVVGMINIKQIFDEESYRGVEGGILEGFGKLFPDNTRLFVYPELDDSGELNDFTSVKVPDHLRFLYRHLLENDFIQGIDCSDHDLFKIFSRDVLKQLPKGRGEWENALPEGAVEEIMKNNFFGFKGAR from the coding sequence ATGGACAACCAGACCAGTTCACGAAATACCAGTGCCAAAGCGTTGCGCCTCAACCTTGACGAGAAAAAATACGGCACCATCGTGGAAATTGGCGCAGGCCAAGAAGTCGCTAGGCAGTTTTTCTTGGCGGGGGCAGCAGCTGGCACTATTGCTAAAACCATGTCTGCTTATGATATGAAATTCTCTGATGCGATTTACGGCGTACAAGAAGATAGACGGTACGTTAGTAAAGCGCGGGTAAAAGCCATGATGGAACAAGAGTTTGAGCTCGTGCTTGATCGTGTTGGCGACACCCGCTCGCGCTCTTCACGTTATTTTGCTTATGCAGCCACTGTTGCCGCCAAAAGTTTTAACCGTGCCAACGAGTGTCACGCTTGGTGTGGTATTCGTGTGCAAATGTACCCAGGTGCTGAACCATCAGATATTACAGTGCATGTGCGCATGCTTGATGACAACGCAGAAGCCCAGCAGCAAGCCCTTGGCGTAATAGGTGTAAACCTGATTTACGCAGCCTACTACTACTTTGAAAACCCGAAAAAAATCATTGATTCATTGACCGATAACATCAAAGCCAATCGCATTGAAATAGACTCAATTGAATTTAAAGGCCCCTACTTCGAAGATGTAGACAACCGCGCCAAGAACATTCACCTGATCAGAAGCTGGAAGACCCGCGCCATCATGTTTAAACCCGATGGCACAGTGGCAGTGCCAGCTGAAATGCTCTACAAAAAGAACGTGTTAACGATACGTGGCTCGTTCAGGCCAGTGACCAAGCTAAATGTTGATATGATTGAACAGGGGCAATTAGCCTTTAGAAAATTGCCCGGTGTGGAACAAGGAAACACGGTTGCCATTGCCGAAATTACCCTAAACGACAGCCGAGGGAATGACGCGAAAGTCCCGTCAAAAGACATTATTGCCAGAGTGCAGTTGCTTAACTCACTAGGCTACAACGTGATGGTGTCAGATTACACGCGCTATTTCTCGTTACGTGCTTACTTTAGGCAATACACCAAACTACAGATCGGCATAGTGGTTGGTATGATCAACATTAAGCAAATCTTCGATGAAGAATCTTATCGAGGCGTAGAAGGCGGTATTCTTGAAGGGTTCGGTAAGTTATTCCCCGACAATACCCGCCTATTTGTATACCCAGAGCTTGATGATAGTGGTGAGCTTAATGACTTTACCTCGGTTAAAGTGCCAGATCACTTACGCTTTTTGTATCGTCACTTGCTTGAAAATGACTTTATTCAAGGTATTGATTGCAGCGATCATGATTTATTTAAAATATTCTCACGTGATGTACTCAAACAATTACCGAAAGGCCGTGGCGAGTGGGAAAACGCCCTGCCAGAAGGTGCGGTAGAAGAAATCATGAAAAACAATTTCTTCGGGTTTAAAGGCGCACGCTAG
- the hemN gene encoding oxygen-independent coproporphyrinogen III oxidase — protein sequence MCPPVTNNSTPFDLPTLDFTLLHKYPSRGPRYTSYPTALHFSPKFSTWDLRRAIHLSNNKTLSLYVHIPFCHRLCYYCGCNKIVTRLQSKADIYLDYLLKEIAQQAELLGHKPVTQLHLGGGTPNFLTDAQLQRLIDSLKAHFNFTDDAQLSIEIDPRNMTQARIDIMANMGFNRLSIGVQDTDSTVQHAINRVQSNDSIERFITRAKEQGFRSINLDLIYGLPFQTPDTFARTLAFVHKMKVERVSLFSYAHLPERFAAQRKLAKDALPNSEQKFHLMRQAIETLCGYGYQFIGIDHFALASDELAKAQQNKVLGRNFQGYTADSQSDLLGLGVSAISALGNSYSQNHKDLAGYYYSIEHEGSALEKGLTLRKDDLIRQRVISDIMCNSMLDKTAISLTFNIDFDQYFADELQQLAPFIEDALVTNLPYAVIIAQRAQLLLRSICMVFDAYLGMATGQKYSATI from the coding sequence ATGTGCCCCCCTGTGACAAATAATTCAACTCCGTTTGATTTGCCCACCCTTGATTTTACCCTTTTACATAAATACCCAAGCAGGGGCCCTCGATACACGTCATATCCAACGGCATTGCACTTCAGCCCTAAATTTTCAACCTGGGACCTGCGCCGCGCTATTCACCTTAGCAACAATAAAACATTGTCCTTGTATGTGCATATTCCTTTTTGCCACCGCCTTTGCTACTACTGCGGCTGCAACAAAATTGTCACTCGCTTACAATCAAAAGCCGACATCTACCTAGACTATTTACTAAAAGAAATAGCGCAACAAGCTGAGCTATTAGGCCACAAGCCTGTAACCCAACTGCACCTAGGTGGCGGCACGCCAAACTTTCTAACGGATGCGCAATTACAAAGATTAATTGACAGCCTGAAAGCGCATTTTAACTTCACGGACGATGCCCAGCTAAGCATAGAAATTGATCCGCGAAATATGACTCAAGCGCGTATCGATATCATGGCCAACATGGGTTTTAATCGTTTGAGTATTGGCGTACAAGATACAGACTCAACAGTGCAACACGCCATCAATCGAGTGCAATCGAATGACAGCATTGAGCGCTTCATTACCCGAGCCAAGGAGCAGGGCTTTCGCTCAATCAACCTCGATCTAATTTACGGCTTGCCGTTTCAAACCCCTGACACGTTTGCCCGTACGTTAGCGTTTGTGCATAAAATGAAGGTCGAGCGCGTGTCGTTGTTTAGCTATGCCCATTTACCCGAGCGCTTTGCGGCGCAGCGTAAATTAGCTAAAGACGCACTGCCGAATAGTGAACAAAAATTCCATCTTATGCGCCAAGCCATTGAAACCCTTTGCGGTTATGGTTATCAATTTATCGGCATTGATCACTTTGCCTTAGCCAGTGACGAGCTGGCCAAAGCCCAGCAAAACAAAGTGCTAGGACGAAACTTTCAAGGTTACACCGCAGATAGTCAGAGCGACTTACTGGGGCTTGGTGTTTCAGCCATCAGTGCGCTAGGCAACAGTTATAGCCAAAACCACAAGGATCTAGCCGGTTATTACTACTCCATTGAACATGAAGGCTCTGCCCTAGAGAAAGGCTTAACTTTGCGTAAAGATGACCTAATACGTCAGCGGGTAATAAGCGACATTATGTGTAACTCAATGCTAGACAAAACCGCTATATCGCTGACATTCAACATTGATTTTGATCAGTATTTCGCTGATGAACTACAACAGCTTGCACCGTTTATTGAAGATGCACTGGTAACTAATTTGCCTTACGCAGTCATCATCGCCCAAAGAGCCCAACTACTACTGCGCAGTATTTGTATGGTGTTTGATGCCTATTTGGGGATGGCTACTGGGCAAAAATATTCAGCGACGATTTAG